The window ACTAAAAAAAATGCCGCAGCCCGCAAAAGTTACCCTCGTAGCAGTATAACCGCGGGTTTGCGGGGCAGATGCGGGTCGAAACCCTATCCCCCCCGCAGCCGCGATTCCTCCCAATTTCCCACCGCGCCGCTCGATTTCTCGCCGCCGGCAAGCCTGCGAAAGCCATGGACGACTCTGGGGATGAGgcggagcgccgccgccgcgcgcaAGCGGGTGGCGCGTCGGTGGCTGAACCGCGACTCCTCCGACTCCGATTGAGCGCGCTGCTGGGCAGCTACCGCACGAGCTCCGGTGAGCTCAATTTTGTGTAGTAGCTTTCGCTTAAATTTCTCACGCGAAACAAGTTTTTTAAATTTTTTACAGGTTTGGATATAATTTCCGTTTTGTCGCCGCGGTTCTGAGCCTGCATAAGCGCCCCCGGTGCGagctgcggggtctgctagagatgcctcCAACCTCCTTTGCCTCTAATTAATAAATCAGTTTGGGGAGGATGGATGAGAATGAGATGAGAGAGCCGTTGtgctgggaggggaggggaggggagggcccACATGGCAGCGACGTCGGTGGGAGGGCCAACGGCTCTCCATCATCTCTCCCTTTCTCCAATTGGATTCCCAACCCCACCACACCAACTGAGAGTGAGCTGGGAGAGGAGCGGGGCGGCGGGCTGGTCAAAGCCCTAGCCTTTTTCCGGTCAAACCAAATCGATCCCCTTTCTTCCCCGCCGCGGAATTGGCTCCGGctcccgggcggcggcggtggcggcggccggcgggcgATGAATCCCGACCTGTCCAGGTGCGCCAGGCACCCGTCGCAGCCGCCCTTCACGGGCTTCTGCTCCGCCTGCCTCCTCGAGCGCCTCTCCGCCGCCGCGCTCCCGGCCACGCCCCCGGCCTCCTCCCCGTccccccttcctccccctcctccccctcctcctcctcctcgaccggccCAGCAGGGGGAGGGCCGGACCACGCTGCTCCGCCTCTTCCAGCTCCACGACCAGCAGGACCGGCCCCCGCCGCCCCACGGGCCCGAGGAGCAAGATCCCGAGCCCCCCCAGGCCGACCCGCCGCTGCAGCGCAAGCGCTCCCTCCGCCAGTCCTGCGAGTGGATCGTCTGCTGCGAGCACGGCCACGACCCCGCCTCCTGGCTCCCCTCCCGCCAGTCCTGGGACGCCAACGACTCCGCCTCCGCCtcaacctccgccgccgccgctgcgcccAGCACCGCCGGCACCACCACCGCCCCTGCTTCGGCTTCGGCGCTCGTGCTCCACTCCACCTCAAGCAAGGCCCCGCTCAGGCCGTGGTGGGACCGCACGCTCCGGGCGGCGAACCCGGTGGCGGGCCTCCTCAGCAGATCCCTGTCCTCGCAGTCCTGGCGGGAGGCGGACGCGGCGGCGAGGTCCCGGGcgcagggcggcgccgcggcgcggGCCAACGGGGGCAGCCACTCCGTGTCCTCCTCCGCCGGCGGCGTCGACTCGGAGGTGTCGCCGGCCGACTCGCTGCACGCGCATGTACATAGCGCCGGCCGCCACCGCGGCGACTCCCTGCTCAGGAGGTTCTACTGGCTCGGCCGCAGCAGCAGCGTCCACTGCCCgtcgccccgccggagccccgacACCGGGATGCTGCGCTTCCACCGCACCCCTTCCACCACCACCAGGAGCAAGACCCAGGGCAGGAGGCGCCTCAACCTCTTTGCTGCTCGCAGCCACAGACATCAGCAACACCAACATTAGCCATGGACAGTGAAATGTTTCTCCTGCTGGTGTAAAGTCCCTCTTCAATCAAGTTAACCAAATGCTGCTCTTCCATGTCGTCGCAACGATGTTTCAGGTTCACTAGCCTGGTTGCGGAGGCGTCGATAGCCCTCCACTGTCAATTCAGAATTTGTTGTCTTCGTCGTGGTTTGCCGATATTTCGCTGCTGGCGACAGTAATCAGGCTGCCATATTCGACAACGTCGCCACGGTGCTTGGGAGTGGAAGATGCACACCGAAATGTCCCCTCGTCGGT is drawn from Triticum dicoccoides isolate Atlit2015 ecotype Zavitan chromosome 6B, WEW_v2.0, whole genome shotgun sequence and contains these coding sequences:
- the LOC119321850 gene encoding pre-mRNA-splicing ATP-dependent RNA helicase prp28-like, which produces MNPDLSRCARHPSQPPFTGFCSACLLERLSAAALPATPPASSPSPLPPPPPPPPPPRPAQQGEGRTTLLRLFQLHDQQDRPPPPHGPEEQDPEPPQADPPLQRKRSLRQSCEWIVCCEHGHDPASWLPSRQSWDANDSASASTSAAAAAPSTAGTTTAPASASALVLHSTSSKAPLRPWWDRTLRAANPVAGLLSRSLSSQSWREADAAARSRAQGGAAARANGGSHSVSSSAGGVDSEVSPADSLHAHVHSAGRHRGDSLLRRFYWLGRSSSVHCPSPRRSPDTGMLRFHRTPSTTTRSKTQGRRRLNLFAARSHRHQQHQH